The nucleotide sequence CACGTCGAGGACACGGGGCTGATGCTGTTGTCCGAGGCCGTGCTGAAGCGTTGCACGAACATCTTCGCGGCCCACATCCCGGACGAGGACGTGCTGGACGACGAGGAGTTGCACGGCAACATCCGCGCGGTCGCGGACGACCTGCACGCGGACCCTGCGTTCCGCAACATCGACGTCAACCTCCTGCGCGCCCTGCTCTGCCTCCAGCGCCGCGAGGCCCGCTTCCACCACCGCATCGTCCAGTGGCTGCGCTGCGAGGAGATGTCACCGGAGGACCGGGCCATCATCGGAAACCTGGTGCCTCGCAACACCGAGGAGTCCCCCAGCCGGATGCTCATCCAGTTGGGTCAGCTCATGGGCATCTTCGGCAAGGCGATGGTCCTCTGCGTCGACCAGGTGGAGGACATGCTCGACTTCGAGAAGAAGCCCCAGATGGAGCCCTCCTTCCGCCGCGCGATGAGCACGCTGGTGGCGCTGGCGGCCCAGGTGCCCTCGGCCATCGTGGTGGTCTGCTGCCTCTCCGACTTCTGGGTCGCGACGCGTTCGCACCTCAACCGCGCGATGCTCGACCGCATCGAGCGCAACCCCGAACCCGTGGACCTGGAGATCAACGTCACCGCGCAGACGGGGCGCGACATCGCGGCCCGCCGGTTGAAGTCCCTGTACGAACAGCAGGGCATCGCCTTCAACCCGGCCCAGCCCACCTACCCCATTCCGGCCCAGGGCTTCGAACTGCTGAGCGGACAGCGGACGCGAGACATCCTGAACGCCTGCCACCGCTACCGGGAACAGGCCATCCAGGACGGCAAGCTGCCAGCGGCGTTCCCCCTGCCGGAGAAGAAGCAGCAGACGCCCACGACGGGAGTCACCGTCTCCCCCAAGGAGCCTCCGGCGCCGGACCTGGACCAGGCCTGGACGGACTTCAAGGCCAACTTCAAGACAAGGGTGCCGGAAGGAGACGCGGACATTACCGCGTTGCTCGCCTGGGGCATCAAGGCGAGCGCGGAGGAACTGGGCGACCCGAACCGCTTCAAGGTGAAGGCCCGCGATGAAGGGGACTCGCTCGACGTCACGGCCCAGCCCGGCGACGCACAACTGCATGTCGCGCTCTGCAACAACACGCCCAAGGGAGGCTCCCTGGGCAAGCAGATGACCCAGGCCATCAGGACCGCGGCCAGGAAGCTGCCCGTGCTGGTGCGCACCACGGAGTTCCCCGGCAGCCTGGGCACGATGGTGGCGGAGCAGACCGCCGTGCTCCAGCGCAAGGGCGGTCGGCGCGCGGTGGTGGCCCCCAGCGACCTGCGGGAGCTGCTCGCGTTGCAGGCCTTCCGCAAGCAGCAGGTGGAGTCCGTGTTCCTCGGGTGGAGCCGCGTGGCCCGCCCGGTGACACGGCTCCAAGGCATCACGGACCTGCTGGCGCTAGAGAAGCACGCTCCCGCCGCTGTCACGCCTCCCGCGCCCCTGGTGGCCAGGCCCGGCGCCGTGAATGAATCCGTCGTGTCCGACGGCGAGTCCGAGTGGGAGGTGACGCCGGCCAGCCAGATTCTGCCGGTCAAGCCGGACAGGGCCCCCGAGCCCACCAGCAAGTCGAAGAAGGACGACGGTCCCAAGGGCCAGATGCGCGTGGGTATCTCCGAAGGCGTCTTCTCCAACACCGTCTACATCCAGCCGGATGAACTGAAGCAGCACAGCGCCTTCCTCGGAGGGCCCGGCAGCGGCAAGACGACGCTCGCGCTGAACCTGGTCGAGCAGCTGTTGATTCAAGGCATCCCCGCCATCCTCGTGGACCGCAAGGGCGACCTCGCCGCCTACGCGAACGACACAGCATGGGAGGAGGCATTGGACGACCCGATGATGGTCGAGCGCCGCAAGCTGCTGCGGGAGCGCGTGGACGTAGCGCTCTACACGCCGGGCCGCTCGGACGGACGCCCGCTGTCGATTCCGGTGGTGCCCCGAGGGCTCGACAAGCTCTCGCCCGAGGAGCGCGACCAGATCCTCCAACAGGCCGCGGACGCCCTCTCCACCATGCTGGAGTACAAGAGTGGTGCCCGGGACAGGGCCGCGAAGGCCCTGCTGGCCCTGGCGCTGCGGCTGCTGGTGCAGCGTCCGTCCGGCAAGGAGATCACCCTGGACCTCATCCAGCGCTTCGTCGCCGCGCAGGACATGGCGCTCGTCCAGGAGGCGCATGGGCTGGATGACAAGGTCTTCACCAAGCTGGCGCAGGACCTGGCGACGCTGCGACTCAACGCGCAGACCCTGCTCTCCAACAACGGCGAGAAGCTCGACATGAACGAGCTGCTGGGCCTGGGCACCGCGAGGGTGCCGGGCAAGACGCGGCTCACCATCATCAGCACCAAGTTCCTGGGCGGACTGCACAGTTCGCTGTTCTGGGTGTCACAGTTGCTGGTGGAGGCCAATCGCTGGGCCAGCCAGAACCCCTCCCCGAAGCTCCAGGCCGTGCTGCTCTTCGACGAGGCGGACATCTACCTGCCCGCCATGAGCGTCCCCGCCACGAAGCAGCCCATGGAGAACCTGCTCCGGCGGGCGCGTTCGGCCGGCGTCGGCGTGATGCTCGCGACGCAGAGCCCGGGCGACCTGGACTACAAGTGCCGCGACAACGTGCGCGCCTGGTTCGCGGGCCGCGTGAAGGAAGAGGTGGCGCTCAAGAAGCTCAAGCCGATGTTCTCGGAAGCGCGCGTGGACCCCTCGGTGCGGCTGCCTCCACAGAAGACCGGCCAGTTCCACGTCCTGCGTGAGGGCCAGGTGGAACAGCTCAAGGCGGACCGGAACATCATCAAGACGGAGCAGCTGTCGGAGGAGGAGATCCTCCAACTGGCGCACCGCTCCGGTGAGCAAGGCATCCGCCACGCGGGGTGAGCCCGGCCTGCGACGCCCGCGAGCAGGACACCTGACGTCCGCCTCACAGGCTCCCCTTCTCCGTGGGCTTCCAGGCCCGCGGGCAGGGGGGCGCTCCCCTTCCGGGGACGGGACTGGCCCACGAGCGGGGAGCCGTCCTCGCGCGGCTTCGCGCGGCAGCAACTCCCATACTTCCCTCAAGTGTCTTTCATGAGGGGGTGGAGGAATGGCCGTGCGACAGGGCCACGAACGGACCTCGCTTGAGCGCCCGGCGTCAGAGGCTCCCTCATCCATCCAGGCCCTCGATGCCCTGGAGCGCATCTCGGACGCGGTCTTCGCGCTCGACCGCTCCTGGCGCTTCACCTACCTCAACTCGAGCAGCGAGTGGATGCTGCGCCGCCCGCGCGCGGAACTCCTCGGGCGCGACGTGTGGGAGGAGTTCCCCGAGGCGCGCGGCTCCTTGTTCGAGCAGGAGTACCGGCGGGCGCTCACGGAGCAGGTCCATGTCGCGTTCGAGTCCTACTACGAACCCCTCGATGCCTGGCTGGACGTGCGGGCGTACCCCTCCTCGGGAGGCCTCACGGTCTGCTTCCGGGATGTCAGTCCCCGCAAGCGCGCCGAACGTGCACTGCATGCGTCGGAGAAGTTCCTGCGCTCCACGCTCGACTCGCTGTCCACGCACATCGCCATCCTGGATGGACAGGGCACCATCATCGCCGTCAACGCCGCCTGGAGGCGCTTCGCGCGCGACAACGGCTGCGCGGACGGGGACAGCCGCTGCGGCGTGGGCGCGAACTACCTGGAGGTGACCGAGAACGCACGGGGCGAGTACGCCGAGGAAGCCGCCGCCGTGGCGCAAGGCATCCGCGACATCCTCGCGGGCCGCAGCGAGTCGTTCCTCCTGGACTACCCGTGCCACGAGCCTGGAGGAGGCAAACGGCGCTGGTTCCTGCTGCGCGCCACGCGCTTCGTCGGGTCGGGCCCGCTGCGCGTGGTGATGGCCCACGAGGACATCACCGCCCGCTACGAAGCAGACGAGGCGCGCAACCGGCTGGTTCGGGAAGAGGCCGCCCGCGAGGAGGCGGAGGTCGCGCGCGAGCGGATGAACGCGGTGCTCGAGCGCATCACCGACGGCTTCGCCGCGTTCGACCGGGACGGGCGCTTCACCTATGTGAACCGGCCCGCGGAGACCCACTTCGGCCTCAAGCGCGAGGTGCTGCTGGGTCGGCGGCTGGAGGAGGTCTTCTCCAGCGACCACGGCTCGGCCATGGCGGCCCTGGTGCGCCGGGCGACGGCGGCGCAGCTCCCCGTGGAGGAGGAGCAACCCTCGCTCGTGGACAGCCGCTGGCTGCGCGTCGTGGCGTACCCGTCCCCGGAGGGGCTCTCCGTCTACTTCCGAGACATCACCGAAAAGCGGCGCGTCGAATTGTGGGGCCGCTTCCTCTCCGACATGGGCGCCGCCAGCACGCGCTCGCTGGACTGCGGAGAGGTGGTCCGCACCGTGGTGACGCTCGCGGTGCCCACGCTCGCGGACGGCTGCGCCATCTCCACGCGCAGTGGCTGTCTGGATGAGGAGTCCTCCACCGAGGTCGCCGCCGTGACGCACGGACTGGCGGACGCGCTGCGAGCGGCATGCGCCCCTGGAGCCGAGACCGTGTTGGGGCGGACCGTGGCGCAGGCGCTGCGCACGGGGTCGGGGGGGCTCCTGCAGGGGCCCTCCGCGGACAGCCCCGGAGTGGAGTCCGCGGTGGCCGTGCCGCTGGCCCTCCAGGACCATTCCCTGGGCGTGCTGCTGCTGGTGTCCGCGCACCCGGGCCTGCGTTACGGGAAGGAGAGCCTTCCGCTCGTGGAGGAGCTGGCGCGGCGGACCGCGCTGGCGCTGGAGAATGCGCGGCTGTACCGCACCGCGAAGCAGGCCATCGCCGAGCGGAACGAGACGCTGGGCATCGTCTCCCATGACCTGCGCGCGCCGCTGAACACCATCACCCTCCTGTCCCAATCCGCGGAGCGCAGCCTGGTCCGGACGCACCAGGAGGCCCATGCCACGGAGGCCCTGCGCAAGGTCCGCCTCGTGGTGGGCAACATGGAGGGGCTCATCGACGACCTGCTGGAGGTCGCGCGCGTGGAGTCAGGGCGCACGGTGCTGGACGTGGAGCCGCTGGACGTGCCCCGGCTGCTCCACCAGGTGCAGGCCTTGAACGAGCTGTTGGCGGCGGACAAGGCGCTGCGGCTCGAAGTGGAGTCCGAGCCGGACCTCCCCCAGGTGCGCGCGGACCGGGCACGCATGATGCGCGTCTTCCAGAACCTGGTGGGCAACGCCATCCGCTTCACCCCGGCCGGGGGCCACATCCTCCTGAAGGCCGAGCGCCGGGGGGACCATGTGTGCTTCCGCGTGAAGGACTCGGGGCCGGGCATCGACTCGCAGTCGATGCCCCACGTGTTCGACCGCTTCTGGCAGGCCATCCACACGCGCAAGGCGGGCGCCGGATTGGGGCTCGCCATCGTCAAGGGGCTGGTGGAGGCCCACGGCGGCCGCGTCTGGGTGGAGAGCCAGCCGGGCCACGGCGCCGCGTTCTTCTTCACGCTGCCCGGCATCCCGGCGGCCTCCGCGAGCCTTCCGCTCGGCGATGCAGCCAGCCCGTGAAGCCTGGCGCTGGCCTAGAATGAGGCCATGCACCCGCAGCCCGCTTTTCATCTGCCGCCGTGGCTCTTCTTCGTCATGTTCCCGGGGATGTTCGTGCTCGTCTCGTACGTCCTCGCCGCGATGGGAGGCTGGCGGCGGCTCGCGCGGGACTACCGTCTGGACAAGGGCGGAGGCTTTCCGTGCAGCTCCTTCGTCTCCGGCGAGGTGGGCGGGGTGTCGTACGGCAACTGCCTCACCCTGGGCGGCGACGCGCGGGGGCTCTACCTCGCGGTGTTCTTCCTCTTTCGCCTGGGCCACCCGCCGCTGTGCATTCCCTGGGCGGACGTCCATGACCGCGTTCGCGAGCGGCGATTGTTCCTCTTCTCCTGGGACACCTTCAGCGTGGGACCCGACCGGGTGAAGCTGCGCATCCCGAGCACCGCCACGGCACCGCTCGACGGCTACCTGCCCGCCGTCCTCCAGGCCTGATCATGTTCTCCACCGTCTCCGTCGATGGCGTCGTCCAGCGCTGGGAGGACCTGCGCCTGCACGACTTCTCCCAGGGCTTCTTCTTCGGCGCGGGCTTCTTCACCACGTTCCGCATCGACGCCGGGCAGCCGAGGTTCCTCGCACGGCACCTGTCCCGCCTGCGCGGAAGCCTGGACGCGTTCTCCACGGCGGTGCGCGCTCCGGCGCCCTCGCTCCTCCGCGAGGACGCCGTGCGGGAAGCCCTGCGCCGCTGTCTCACCGCGGATGCGGCGATGGGTCCCCGCTTCACCGGCGTGGGCAAGCTCGCGGTCAGCGACGGTCACGTGCTGTGCACCTTCCGTCCCCTCCCCGCGGAGCTCGAAGCCCTGCACCGGCAGGGCCGCGAACTGGAAGGCGTGGAGGCCGGGGCCTACCGGCGCGCGGAACGCACGGTGAACCACAAGGGCCTGGCGTACTTCCGCCAGCACGCGCTGCTGCCGTGGATGCCCGTGCTCACCAACGAGGCAGCGGAGGTCTGCGAGCTGCCCACGGCCAACCTCTTCGTGCAGTTGGACGGCGCGCTCGTCACCCCGCCGCTGTCCGCGCCGTGCCTGCCAGGCATCGCGCGCGCGGTGCTGCTGGCCATGGCGTCCGTGGAGGGCCTGCCGGTGGTGGAGCGCGTGCTGCCGCTCGCGGACCTGTCGCGGGCGCAGGCGTGCTTCTACAGCAACGCGGTGGCGCTGGCCGTGGGCGTCCCCAGGCTGCTGGGCCGGGAGCTTCCCGACAGCCTCCGGCTCGCGGAGCGGGCCCGTGCCGCGCTCGAGGCCCGGGCCATTCGCGAGGGCTGAGTCCATGTCCCACCCGCGCCCCGGGAGTGCCGCGGGACACAAGGCGCTTTCGTGGAGGCCGGGAGCCATTAACCTGGGGCGCATGTCCGCACCCTTCGTCTCCCGCGTCCCCTTTGAAGCGGTCCACCCGAAGACCCTGGCCGTGTACTGCTCGGACGGGCGCTTCACCGAGGCCGTGGAGGACCTGGCCCGGCACCTGGGCCACCCGCGCATCGACACGCTCACCCTTCCTGGAGGCCCCGCGCTCCTCAACCGCTGGGCGTCGGACTACCTGGAGAGCGAGGGCTTCACGAAGGCCGCCCGCTTCCTCATCGAAGGCCACCACATCGAGGACGTGCTGCTGCTGGCGCACGCGGGGTGCGGCTACTACCACGCGAAGCACAGCGCGCTGGGCCCGGACATCGCCGTGGAGCAGCAGCTGAAGGACCTGCACTTCGGCGCGAAGGAGCTCCAGACGGCGTACCCGCACCTGCGCATCCACCTCTATTACGTGCGCCCCCACGGGAAGACGATCGAGTTCGAGCCCATCCCCCGCGAGGGTTGAGCCCCGAAGCGACAGGCGTCCGCCGACCTGATACGGGGCCCCCCATGAAGCAGCAAGACGTAGGAAGGGCGCTCCTGGCGCTGTCCCTGGGTGGCTTCGGCATCGGGACGACCGAGTTCGCCACCATGGGCATCCTCCCGCAGATCGCGAGCGGGCTGGGGACGACGATTCCCCGGAGCGGGCATGTCATCGCCGCCTATGCGCTGGGCGTGGTCGTGGGAGCGCCGCTGGTCGCCATCGTGACCGCTCGGATGTCGCGCCGGGCGTTGCTGCTGCTGTTGATGGTGGCGTTCACCCTGGGCAACACGGCCTCGGCGCTGGCACCGACCCTCGACACGCTCGTCGTGGCCCGGTTCATGGCGGGCCTGCCGCACGGCGCCTACTTCGGGGTGGCCTCCGTCGTGGGAGCCGAGCTGTTGGGAGCCGGGCGCAAAGGGCGCGCGGTGGCGCTGATCATGGCCGGGCTCACCGTCGCCAACATCATCGGCGTCCCGGTGGCGACGTTCCTGGGGCAGCAGCTGGGCTGGAGGAGCACGTTCCTGCTGGTCGGTGCCATCGGACTGGTGACGCTCGCGGCCCTGTGGCTGTGGGTGCCACACGTGGCGTCACTGGGAGGCAGCAGCATCCGTCAGGAGTTGTCCGCGCTGAAGCAGCCGCAGGTGTGGTGGACGTCGCTGGTGGGCGCGGTGGGCTTCGGAGGGCTGTTCGCGGTCTACAGCTACATCGCGCCGACGCTGACGTTCGCGTCGGGCCTGCCCGAGTCGGCGCTGCCGTGGGTGCTCGCCCTCTTTGGCGTGGGCATGACGACCGGGGCGATGCTGGGAGGCCGTCTGACGGACCATTCGGTGTCGCTCGCGATGTGGGTGGGGTTTGGCGCGACGACGCTGGTGATGGCCCTGTTCGCGCTCACGGCGACGTCGCCCTGGGCGGCGGTCCCGCTCGTGTTCCTCATCGGCATCTCGGCGCAGTTCCTCGCGCCCGCGGTGCAGGTGCGGCTCATGGAGGCTTCGCCCGGTGCGCCCTCGCTGGCCGCGTCGATGTCGCACTCCGCCCTGAACATCGCCAACGCCGCGGGAGCATGGCTGGGCGGCGTGGTCATCGCGGCCGGGTATGGATACCTCGCGCCGGCCTGGGCCGCCGTCGCGCTCACACTGGTCGGAGCCGGGATCTTCGCGGTCTCGAACCGTGTCGGCGGCCGTCCCGCGCCGGCACAAGTCGAGCACGCGTAGCCATCCGAGGCAGCACGGCAGTCCCGAGGACAGCAGCGCTCAGCGCGTCCCGTCCTCACGGGATGCCGCGTCCTGGAGCCCACGTCGAAGCGCGTCCAGCAGCGACGGCGGGTCACCCACGCGGAAGGCCTGGAGCCCCGCGTCGAAGTCCGCGCGAGCGCCCGTGACATCGCCACGCTGAAGCCTGAGCACGCCCCGCTCGTGCAGCAGTTCGGGATCCACCGCGTCACCGACCTGGGACGCGAGTGCTTCGGTGAGGTCCGCTTCCGCGGCATCCATCCGCCCCGCGCGGGTGCGACTCCGGGCCCGCTGCTGGAGCAGCCACGGATTGCCCCGGTCCTCCGCCAGGGCCGCCGTCCAGTCCGCCTCCGCCTCCGTCAGCCGCCCCAGCACTTCGAGCGACTCCGCGCGCTTCATGTGCAGCACCAGCGCCTTGCGGAACCCCGCGGCCTCCACCTGCGCGAACTCCTCCACCGCCTCCGCGTGCCTGCCCAGTCGAGCGAGCGTGAGCGCCCGGTGGTAGCGCGTGGCCACGTGGCCCGGCGCCAGCTCCAGCACGCGGTCGAACCAGGGCAGCGCCTCCGCCGGCTGGCCACCCCACACCCCCAGCGTCAGCCCCACCTCCACCAGCCCCCGCACCTGCGTCGGATGCGCCTCCGCCAGTGTCCGCGCCAGCGCCAGCGCCGACGTGTAGCGGCCTCCCCGGCGCAGGCGGTCCACCTCGCGCAAGGGCTCGGAGAGCTCCGGGGGCCACGCCTGTCGTCCGTTGCGTTCCATGGGGTGGGGGCGGTCGTCCGCATTTCGCAGGCACGTCCCGGGGTGTCAAGGCGGCGACTTGACCCGGAGGCCCGGTCGCGCGAAGAGCGCTGGCATGAAGCCCTGGGAAACAGTGGAGCGAGCGCAGTTGCCGGACGTGGGCGAGGTCGTGCTCGCCAAGCGGGACGAAGAGTACGTGCTGCGCGTGCGCGGCCAGACGTTGATGTCCAGCCGCCAGCATGGCTCGGAGATGGCCATGGCCGACGCCGGCTGCGCGAACTTCGCGGCGGACGCGCCCGCCCGGGTGCTCGTGGGCGGGCTGGGCTTCGGCTTCACGGTCCGCGCGGTGCTCGACCGCCTGGGACCGGGCGCCCGCATCGTTGTCGCGGAGCTGATGTCCCCGGTCGTGGAGTGGAACCGGGGTGTGCTCGCGTCGCTAGCGAACGCGCCGCTGGAGGACCCGCGAGTCACCGTGGTGGAGGGTGACGTGGGCAAGGTGATGCGCAGGCAGCAGGGCGCCTTCGACGCCATCCTGCTCGACGTGGACAACGGCCCGAAGGCCCTGACCCACCCGGACAACGACAGCCTCTACGACCTCACCGGCGTGTCGCACGCCTTCAACTCCCTGCGCTCCAACGGAACGCTGGTGGTGTGGAGCGCCGGGCCCTCGCCCGCGTACGTGAAGCTGCTGGAAGAGGTGGGCTTCACCGTCAACCTCCTCCACCCCACGGCGCACGGCACCAAGGGGCCGCGGCACACCCTCTTCGTCGCCCGGCGCGTGCCCAAGGCGAAGTCCTCGTCCTCGTCGTCCCGTTCGCCGTCCCGGCGCTGAAGAACCCGAGCATTCATCCCTTCCAGAGGTGGCAGCCCATGCGGTGTGTCCGTCTGTTCCTGCTCGCCGTCGTCCTTGTCAGCGGCGTGACCCATGCCGCTGAAACGGAGCCGATGCCTCCGCACGCGACCTTCACGCTGCCGTCGAAGAAGCTCCGGGAACCGCGGCGCATCAACGTCTACACGCCGCCCGGCTATGACTCGGCGAAGGGCGTGCGCTACCCCGTCCTCTACATGCCCGACGGCGGCGAACAGGAGGACTTCCCGCACGTCGCCACCACGGTGGACTCCGCCATCCGCGCTGGGGAGATGCGGCCCGTCATCCTGGTAGGCATCGAGAACACCGAACGGCGCCGGGACATGACCGGCCCCACGCAGGTCGCGGAGGACAAGAAGATCGCCCCGCGCGTGGGTGGCTCCGCGGCGTTCCGCGCCTTCCTGCGCGACGAACTGATGCCCCACGTCCGCCGCAAGTACCGCGTCACCGACGAGACGGCCATCATCGGCGAGTCGCTCGCGGGGCTGTTCATCATGGAGACGTTCTTCCTCCAGCCCGGGATGTTCGGCACATCCATCGCGCTGAGCCCCAGCCTCTGGTGGAACAACGAGGAATGGGTGCGCAAGGCCGGCGACCAGCTCAAGGCAAGGCCGGGCCTGAAGGCCACGCTCTACATGGCGTCCGCCGGCGACGACGTCGCAGCCGAAGCCGGACGCCTGGCCGAAGCGTTCCGCGCGAACGCGCCCACGGGACTGAAGTGGAAGTACGAACCCCATCCCGACCTGCTCCACGCCAACATCTACCGTTCGCTGGAGGCGAAGGTGCTGCGAGAGGCCTTCGCGCCCGCCTCCACGAAGGCGGTTCCTTGAGCAGCTAGCCAGACGCAAGTCGCCGCAGGAACAACAGAGGACGCAGGGGCTGTCGCCACTCACGAAGCAGGCAGACCCAGGGTCATGGCAATGAATCGCCAGAGGCGAGCAGCCCACCAGCCCAGGGGGACCCGGCCGCCGTGAAGCGGACCCGCGTCCGTGTGCCCCGCCCCCTGAGAGAAACCGCGAGAGCCCCTGGGCACGAGTTGCTCCTCCACTCCCAAGGCGGCAGAACCTGTCCGACAGCAGGACACGTCGCCCACGGCCGCGCTCACCGAATCCCCGTCACACGCCCCATCTGGCTCACAGGGTACGAGCCCGATGGATGCTGGAGACCGTAGCGGCCCG is from Corallococcus exiguus and encodes:
- a CDS encoding carbonic anhydrase translates to MSAPFVSRVPFEAVHPKTLAVYCSDGRFTEAVEDLARHLGHPRIDTLTLPGGPALLNRWASDYLESEGFTKAARFLIEGHHIEDVLLLAHAGCGYYHAKHSALGPDIAVEQQLKDLHFGAKELQTAYPHLRIHLYYVRPHGKTIEFEPIPREG
- a CDS encoding ATP-binding protein; amino-acid sequence: MSNDARLKAFLSDGPEIFNSVQQGQTLWKRDPFDVPSINAPARAAFERLVKRATAQTPPEDGRILLLKGDSGSGKTHLVRAFRNSVHESGKGYVGYLPMTVDVTHYDRYILSEVIDSLEKPYDHGHVEDTGLMLLSEAVLKRCTNIFAAHIPDEDVLDDEELHGNIRAVADDLHADPAFRNIDVNLLRALLCLQRREARFHHRIVQWLRCEEMSPEDRAIIGNLVPRNTEESPSRMLIQLGQLMGIFGKAMVLCVDQVEDMLDFEKKPQMEPSFRRAMSTLVALAAQVPSAIVVVCCLSDFWVATRSHLNRAMLDRIERNPEPVDLEINVTAQTGRDIAARRLKSLYEQQGIAFNPAQPTYPIPAQGFELLSGQRTRDILNACHRYREQAIQDGKLPAAFPLPEKKQQTPTTGVTVSPKEPPAPDLDQAWTDFKANFKTRVPEGDADITALLAWGIKASAEELGDPNRFKVKARDEGDSLDVTAQPGDAQLHVALCNNTPKGGSLGKQMTQAIRTAARKLPVLVRTTEFPGSLGTMVAEQTAVLQRKGGRRAVVAPSDLRELLALQAFRKQQVESVFLGWSRVARPVTRLQGITDLLALEKHAPAAVTPPAPLVARPGAVNESVVSDGESEWEVTPASQILPVKPDRAPEPTSKSKKDDGPKGQMRVGISEGVFSNTVYIQPDELKQHSAFLGGPGSGKTTLALNLVEQLLIQGIPAILVDRKGDLAAYANDTAWEEALDDPMMVERRKLLRERVDVALYTPGRSDGRPLSIPVVPRGLDKLSPEERDQILQQAADALSTMLEYKSGARDRAAKALLALALRLLVQRPSGKEITLDLIQRFVAAQDMALVQEAHGLDDKVFTKLAQDLATLRLNAQTLLSNNGEKLDMNELLGLGTARVPGKTRLTIISTKFLGGLHSSLFWVSQLLVEANRWASQNPSPKLQAVLLFDEADIYLPAMSVPATKQPMENLLRRARSAGVGVMLATQSPGDLDYKCRDNVRAWFAGRVKEEVALKKLKPMFSEARVDPSVRLPPQKTGQFHVLREGQVEQLKADRNIIKTEQLSEEEILQLAHRSGEQGIRHAG
- a CDS encoding aminotransferase class IV: MFSTVSVDGVVQRWEDLRLHDFSQGFFFGAGFFTTFRIDAGQPRFLARHLSRLRGSLDAFSTAVRAPAPSLLREDAVREALRRCLTADAAMGPRFTGVGKLAVSDGHVLCTFRPLPAELEALHRQGRELEGVEAGAYRRAERTVNHKGLAYFRQHALLPWMPVLTNEAAEVCELPTANLFVQLDGALVTPPLSAPCLPGIARAVLLAMASVEGLPVVERVLPLADLSRAQACFYSNAVALAVGVPRLLGRELPDSLRLAERARAALEARAIREG
- a CDS encoding tetratricopeptide repeat protein — protein: MERNGRQAWPPELSEPLREVDRLRRGGRYTSALALARTLAEAHPTQVRGLVEVGLTLGVWGGQPAEALPWFDRVLELAPGHVATRYHRALTLARLGRHAEAVEEFAQVEAAGFRKALVLHMKRAESLEVLGRLTEAEADWTAALAEDRGNPWLLQQRARSRTRAGRMDAAEADLTEALASQVGDAVDPELLHERGVLRLQRGDVTGARADFDAGLQAFRVGDPPSLLDALRRGLQDAASREDGTR
- a CDS encoding spermine/spermidine synthase domain-containing protein, producing the protein MKPWETVERAQLPDVGEVVLAKRDEEYVLRVRGQTLMSSRQHGSEMAMADAGCANFAADAPARVLVGGLGFGFTVRAVLDRLGPGARIVVAELMSPVVEWNRGVLASLANAPLEDPRVTVVEGDVGKVMRRQQGAFDAILLDVDNGPKALTHPDNDSLYDLTGVSHAFNSLRSNGTLVVWSAGPSPAYVKLLEEVGFTVNLLHPTAHGTKGPRHTLFVARRVPKAKSSSSSSRSPSRR
- a CDS encoding PAS domain-containing sensor histidine kinase, with product MAVRQGHERTSLERPASEAPSSIQALDALERISDAVFALDRSWRFTYLNSSSEWMLRRPRAELLGRDVWEEFPEARGSLFEQEYRRALTEQVHVAFESYYEPLDAWLDVRAYPSSGGLTVCFRDVSPRKRAERALHASEKFLRSTLDSLSTHIAILDGQGTIIAVNAAWRRFARDNGCADGDSRCGVGANYLEVTENARGEYAEEAAAVAQGIRDILAGRSESFLLDYPCHEPGGGKRRWFLLRATRFVGSGPLRVVMAHEDITARYEADEARNRLVREEAAREEAEVARERMNAVLERITDGFAAFDRDGRFTYVNRPAETHFGLKREVLLGRRLEEVFSSDHGSAMAALVRRATAAQLPVEEEQPSLVDSRWLRVVAYPSPEGLSVYFRDITEKRRVELWGRFLSDMGAASTRSLDCGEVVRTVVTLAVPTLADGCAISTRSGCLDEESSTEVAAVTHGLADALRAACAPGAETVLGRTVAQALRTGSGGLLQGPSADSPGVESAVAVPLALQDHSLGVLLLVSAHPGLRYGKESLPLVEELARRTALALENARLYRTAKQAIAERNETLGIVSHDLRAPLNTITLLSQSAERSLVRTHQEAHATEALRKVRLVVGNMEGLIDDLLEVARVESGRTVLDVEPLDVPRLLHQVQALNELLAADKALRLEVESEPDLPQVRADRARMMRVFQNLVGNAIRFTPAGGHILLKAERRGDHVCFRVKDSGPGIDSQSMPHVFDRFWQAIHTRKAGAGLGLAIVKGLVEAHGGRVWVESQPGHGAAFFFTLPGIPAASASLPLGDAASP
- a CDS encoding MFS transporter, which encodes MKQQDVGRALLALSLGGFGIGTTEFATMGILPQIASGLGTTIPRSGHVIAAYALGVVVGAPLVAIVTARMSRRALLLLLMVAFTLGNTASALAPTLDTLVVARFMAGLPHGAYFGVASVVGAELLGAGRKGRAVALIMAGLTVANIIGVPVATFLGQQLGWRSTFLLVGAIGLVTLAALWLWVPHVASLGGSSIRQELSALKQPQVWWTSLVGAVGFGGLFAVYSYIAPTLTFASGLPESALPWVLALFGVGMTTGAMLGGRLTDHSVSLAMWVGFGATTLVMALFALTATSPWAAVPLVFLIGISAQFLAPAVQVRLMEASPGAPSLAASMSHSALNIANAAGAWLGGVVIAAGYGYLAPAWAAVALTLVGAGIFAVSNRVGGRPAPAQVEHA
- a CDS encoding alpha/beta hydrolase, with protein sequence MRCVRLFLLAVVLVSGVTHAAETEPMPPHATFTLPSKKLREPRRINVYTPPGYDSAKGVRYPVLYMPDGGEQEDFPHVATTVDSAIRAGEMRPVILVGIENTERRRDMTGPTQVAEDKKIAPRVGGSAAFRAFLRDELMPHVRRKYRVTDETAIIGESLAGLFIMETFFLQPGMFGTSIALSPSLWWNNEEWVRKAGDQLKARPGLKATLYMASAGDDVAAEAGRLAEAFRANAPTGLKWKYEPHPDLLHANIYRSLEAKVLREAFAPASTKAVP